Proteins encoded by one window of Brienomyrus brachyistius isolate T26 chromosome 1, BBRACH_0.4, whole genome shotgun sequence:
- the LOC125750518 gene encoding uncharacterized protein LOC125750518 isoform X3, with product MYNHMQTSEESRFSEHCGSVSWQNFGSLQQPEDPCELCVECVALQESVPTQPSSFSELLENKEPEQGFFTGPSELLEDAQLTADHVICYLSKRSECSQGECCHILQQKELYVQDPECCETAEQSDLPEYQETCEKNYLSEQCGTYPPISEQCGTYEQSDLSEHWDTYEQSDLSEHWDTYEQSDLSEHWDTYEQSDLSEHWETYEQSDISEQCEIYEQSNISEQCETYDQSNISEQCETFGHDEPSNQIVSPVHSVGQCVKNTICLSGHADEQCALYECIEPLGQIKPRDTQNNKTPEDMNSSLKSCLSEDCLHFTQSATPELFTEMQSLVKNITQQNVDKFDENCVPLGTSKASDGFEYGGYSDKNKVVNDCSASEQRDPSQHHEVHEHYTFSELRDHSDVQENSVDSCICFEQLEPSESWENIEEYEPSRHEEHLTISVLTEIIETEEPVEHSIESEEATGYSLEPEVLTKHSLEGGELAEHCSEPGILVEHSCESEELVAYYPKPVELAECSSESENLAEHNSEPGESTEHSLEPVKLGKCSSEPRDQAEGSPESGEHSWEAEEAAVHSPEPGELVKHNSEPKEQAEHNLESDELAEHSSKPREPVECSLESGEIEKCCTNSRKPVVQSCESGELIEHSSESTEQAEHHPEPEEPSQHGVKPAEQLEPKEMTEHSPKLGESVVLSCESGELVEHGSEPKELAEQNSEPGESAEHRLEPAEQRSEQRRVPGYNTELSELSDFSAEKREWPSSEQWEPSNLRTKPEEPVERGTNESELVIHSFEQSELSYCGVKENEAPKSSFEQSILHDHSLDNSPEQRVPLGPSIGLCESLKPNEHCEPYEISKMPIHLCERRKSSEEAEYYEQLKVSENTEPSDHGECAEKSELECSDNGDFGHLNIIYQSSHSEELHDEAEVYDDGDVPEDCDCHYCTDFEEQVPTKTLLPQIESTDEGKICVVIDLDETLVHSSFKPVNNADFIIPVEIDGTVHQVYVLKRPHVDEFLKRMGELFECVLFTASLAKYADPVSDLLDKWGAFRTRLFRESCVFHRGNYVKDLSCLGRELGKVIIVDNSPASYIFHPDNAVPVASWFDDMSDTELLDLIPFFERLSKVQDVYTVLKQQRKTS from the exons ATGTATAACCATATGCAGACTTCTGAAGAAAGCAGGTTTTCTGAACACTGTGGTTCTGTGTCTTGGCAAAATTTTGGGTCACTCCAGCAGCCGGAAGATCCATGTGAGCTTTGTGTTGAATGCGTGGCACTACAGGAAAGTGTGCCTACACAGCCAAGTTCATTCTCTGAGCTCCTGGAAAACAAGGAACCTGAGCAAGGCTTCTTTACTGGACCTAGTGAGTTATTAGAAGATGCTCAGCTCACTGCAGACCATGTGATCTGTTACTTGTCGAAGCGGTCTGAATGCAGTCAAGGTGAATGTTGCCATATCCTGCAACAAAAAGAGCTTTATGTGCAAGATCCTGAATGCTGTGAAACCGCAGAACAAAGTGATCTTCCTGAGTACCAGGAGACCTGTGAAAAAAATTATCTTTCTGAACAATGCGGCACCTATCCACCTATTTCTGAACAATGTGGGACCTACGAACAAAGTGATCTTTCTGAGCACTGGGACACCTATGAACAAAGTGATCTTTCTGAGCACTGGGACACCTATGAACAAAGTGATCTTTCTGAGCACTGGGACACCTATGAACAAAGTGATCTTTCTGAGCACTGGGAGACCTACGAACAAAGTGATATTTCTGAACAATGTGAGATCTACGAGCAAAGCAATATTTCTGAACAATGTGAGACCTATGATCAAAGTAATATTTCTGAACAATGTGAGACCTTTGGACATGATGAACCATCTAATCAAATTGTCAGTCCTGTACACAGTGTTGGACAATGTGTGAAAAACACAATATGTCTCTCTGGTCATGCTGATGAACAGTGTGCATTGTATGAGTGCATTGAGCCTTTGGGACAAATTAAACCCCGTGACACTCAAAACAATAAGACTCCTGAAGATATGAATTCCTCACTCAAGTCCTGTCTCTCTGAAGACTGTCTGCATTTTACACAAAGTGCAACTCCTGAGCTCTTCACAGAAATGCAGAGTCTTGTGAAGAACATCACTCAGCAGAACGTGGACAAGTTTGATGAAAACTGTGTACCTCTTGGTACCTCTAAAGCATCTGATGGTTTTGAATATGGGGGGTATTCTGATAAAAATAAAGTGGTAAATGACTGCAGTGCATCTGAACAGAGGGACCCATCTCAGCACCATGAGGTCCATGAACACTATACATTTTCTGAGCTCAGAGACCACAGTGATGTTCAAGAGAACTCTGTTGATTCATGCATCTGTTTTGAGCAGCTGGAACCCAGTGAATCATGGGAGAACATTGAAGAATATGAGCCATCCAGGCATGAGGAACACCTCACAATTTCAGTTCTCACTGAGATAATTGAAACAGAGGAACCAGTGGAACACAGCATTGAGTCAGAGGAAGCAACAGGATACAGCCTTGAACCAGAGGTACTAACAAAACATAGCCTTGAGGGAGGGGAACTAGCAGAGCACTGCTCTGAACCTGGAATTCTAGTGGAACACAGCTGTGAATCAGAGGAACTAGTAGCATACTACCCTAAGCCAGTGGAACTTGCAGAATGTAGCTCAGAATCCGAGAATTTGGCTGAACACAATAGTGAACCAGGGGAATCAACAGAACATAGCCTTGAGCCAGTGAAACTAGGTAAATGCAGCTCTGAACCAAGGGATCAGGCAGAAGGCAGCCCTGAATCTGGAGAACACAGCTGGGAAGCAGAGGAAGCCGCTGTACACAGCCCTGAGCCAGGGGAACTAGTAAAACATAACTCTGAACCTAAGGAACAGGCAGAACACAACCTTGAATCAGATGAATTAGCAGAACACAGCTCTAAACCCAGGGAACCAGTGGAATGCAGCCTTGAGTCAGGGGAAATTGAGAAATGCTGCACTAACTCCAGGAAACCAGTGGTACAGAGCTGTGAATCAGGGGAACTGATTGAACATAGCTCTGAATCCACGGAACAGGCAGAACACCACCCTGAGCCAGAGGAACCATCACAACATGGCGTTAAACCAGCGGAACAGCTTGAGCCAAAGGAAATGACAGAACACAGTCCTAAACTCGGGGAATCTGTGGTTCTGAGCTGTGAATCAGGGGAACTGGTAGAACATGGCTCTGAACCGAAGGAACTGGCAGAACAAAACTCTGAGCCAGGGGAATCAGCAGAACATAGACTTGAACCAGcagaacaaaggtctgagcAGAGGAGAGTTCCTGGATACAATACTGAACTAAGCGAGCTCTCTGATTTCAGTGCTGAGAAAAGGGAATGGCCCAGCTCTGAACAATGGGAACCATCCAATTTAAGAACAAAACCGGAGGAACCAGTTGAACGGGGAACTAATGAAAGTGAACTAGTTATACACAGTTTTGAACAAAGTGAACTCTCTTATTGCGGTGTCAAGGAAAATGAGGCACCTAAATCCAGCTTTGAACAAAGCATACTGCATGACCACAGCCTTGACAACAGCCCTGAACAAAGGGTACCTCTTGGACCCAGTATTGGATTGTGTGAATCTCTGAAACCAAACGAGCATTGTGAACCCTATGAAATAAGCAAGATGCCTATACACTTGTGTGAACGCAGGAAATCTTCTGAAGAAGCTGAATATTACGAACAGTTGAAGGTTTCTGAAAACACTGAACCTAGTGACCACGGTGAATGTGCTGAAAAGAGTGAACTTGAATGCAGTGACAATGGTGACTTTGGACACCTGAATATCATTTATCAGAGTTCACACTCTGAAGAACTTCATGATGAGGCTGAAGTGTATGATGACGGTGATGTCCCTGAGGACTGTGACTGTCACTACTGCACTGACTTTGAGGAACAG GTCCCAACAAAGACCCTGTTGCCTCAGATAGAGTCCACAGATGAGGGCAAGATCTGTGTGGTCATTGATCTGGATGAAACACTAGTTCACAGTTCCTTCAAG CCTGTGAACAATGCTGATTTTATCATTCCAGTGGAAATAGATGGCACCGTCCATCAG GTATATGTGTTGAAACGCCCCCATGTGGATGAGTTTCTTAAGCGGATGGGAGAGTTATTTGAATGTGTGTTATTCACAGCCAGTTTGGCCAAG TACGCTGATCCTGTATCCGACTTGCTGGACAAGTGGGGGGCCTTCCGCACCCGGCTCTTCCGGGAGTCTTGTGTCTTTCATCGTGGGAACTACGTTAAGGACCTGAGCTGTCTGGGTCGGGAACTCGGCAAGGTCATCATTGTGGACAACTCCCCAGCATCCTACATCTTTCACCCAGACAACGCT GTCCCCGTTGCTTCCTGGTTTGACGACATGTCCGACACAGAGCTTCTTGATCTGATCCCATTCTTTGAGAGACTCAGTAAGGTTCAAGATGTGTACACTGTCCTCAAGCAGCAGAGGAAGACAAGCTAG